A stretch of the Paenibacillus dendritiformis genome encodes the following:
- a CDS encoding alpha/beta fold hydrolase produces MNQPVVKVRTRKKRTWTKILLSFMSCAVLLIAAGFVYEYAAAQQAKKNYPPPGRLVDVGGFRLHVEKIGSGSPVILLEAGSRESSLIWRDLPEKLAEFATVVRYDRAGYAWSDPARTERSGDNIVQELHTALEQEGIRGPYILAGHSAGGMYSRLFAEKYKDEVEGLVLIDARPENYSRETDPIFENEGFDSATAGMPSTSVIKLLQMSGALRLFQHSLLAQMPEKERALFVNVEASSRFLETAEEEDKLLAEAEQALRNQRLGSLPVKIITHGIPNDATAFGMSAEASHKLEDIWQAQQRDMLRLSTESELIVAERSGHMVMHDEPDLVIEAIKRIIQNRAQQGS; encoded by the coding sequence ATGAATCAACCCGTTGTAAAAGTCAGAACTAGAAAAAAGAGAACTTGGACGAAGATACTGCTATCTTTTATGTCTTGCGCGGTACTTCTGATCGCTGCCGGATTTGTATATGAATATGCAGCCGCCCAACAAGCCAAAAAAAATTATCCCCCGCCGGGCCGGCTTGTCGATGTCGGCGGCTTTCGCCTGCATGTGGAGAAGATCGGTTCCGGGTCGCCGGTCATTTTGCTCGAGGCGGGCAGCAGGGAATCCAGCTTAATCTGGAGAGATCTTCCGGAGAAGCTGGCTGAATTCGCCACGGTCGTCCGGTATGATCGCGCCGGTTATGCCTGGAGCGATCCGGCACGCACCGAGCGTTCCGGAGACAACATAGTGCAGGAGCTGCATACCGCACTCGAACAGGAAGGGATCCGCGGCCCTTACATCCTGGCGGGCCATTCCGCAGGCGGGATGTATTCCCGATTATTCGCCGAAAAGTATAAGGATGAGGTGGAAGGGTTAGTGTTGATCGATGCCCGGCCCGAGAATTATTCCAGGGAGACGGATCCGATTTTTGAGAACGAAGGATTTGACTCGGCTACGGCGGGGATGCCCTCCACATCGGTCATCAAGCTATTGCAAATGTCTGGAGCCCTCCGGCTGTTTCAACATTCGTTGTTGGCCCAAATGCCTGAAAAAGAGAGAGCCTTATTCGTCAATGTGGAGGCTTCATCCCGCTTCCTGGAAACGGCCGAAGAGGAGGACAAACTTTTGGCGGAGGCCGAACAAGCCCTTCGGAACCAGCGCCTTGGCTCCCTCCCGGTCAAAATCATTACACACGGGATACCGAACGACGCCACCGCATTCGGGATGTCGGCCGAAGCGAGCCATAAGCTGGAAGACATTTGGCAGGCGCAGCAGCGGGACATGCTGCGGCTCTCCACCGAAAGCGAATTGATTGTGGCGGAGAGAAGCGGCCATATGGTCATGCATGACGAGCCGGACTTAGTCATTGAGGCGATCAAAAGGATAATCCAAAACCGCGCACAGCAAGGATCTTAG
- a CDS encoding GNAT family N-acetyltransferase has translation MIYKNSLDGITSDMLQGFFADWPNPPTPDTHSRLLQQSSKVIVALDEAANRVVGFITAVSDGILSAYIPLLEVLPAYRNKGIGKELVRRMLTELDHIYMIDLCCDDDLVPYYDKLGMTKTNAMIIRNYRRQSGS, from the coding sequence ATAATATATAAGAATTCACTCGATGGCATCACTTCCGATATGTTACAGGGCTTTTTTGCGGATTGGCCGAATCCGCCGACCCCGGACACTCACTCGAGACTATTGCAGCAAAGCAGCAAGGTGATTGTTGCGCTTGATGAGGCTGCGAATCGAGTGGTCGGATTTATTACAGCGGTCAGTGACGGAATTTTGTCCGCTTACATTCCATTGCTTGAAGTGTTGCCGGCATACCGAAATAAAGGCATCGGCAAGGAATTAGTGCGCCGGATGCTGACAGAGCTGGACCACATCTATATGATTGATTTATGCTGTGACGATGACTTGGTTCCTTATTACGACAAGCTCGGAATGACGAAGACCAATGCCATGATTATAAGGAACTATAGAAGGCAATCTGGAAGTTGA
- a CDS encoding class I SAM-dependent methyltransferase, giving the protein MEKQKLIQIFDRQANQYAKKREGSKVKQWRQRLLGDAKGEVLELAAGAGANFPFYPPGVHLAAADFSPAMLEQAQRAARELRLDARFICADIEELDFAAHSFDTIVSTLSMCSYDRPRMVLEKIAGWCRPDGLILLMEHGISSNRALSAVQRALNPLLYRAYGCHHNRDIQGLVRQSDLHIVRAESYWLDMIHLIWARPRASLSYFNCMKIWDGTIF; this is encoded by the coding sequence ATGGAGAAGCAGAAGTTGATTCAAATATTCGACAGACAAGCGAATCAGTACGCCAAGAAAAGAGAAGGCTCGAAGGTAAAGCAATGGCGTCAGCGGCTTCTAGGCGATGCGAAGGGCGAAGTGCTTGAGTTGGCCGCAGGGGCAGGCGCGAACTTCCCGTTCTATCCTCCCGGCGTACACCTTGCCGCCGCCGACTTCAGCCCGGCGATGCTGGAGCAAGCGCAGCGGGCCGCGAGGGAGCTTCGCTTGGATGCCCGGTTTATCTGTGCGGATATTGAAGAGTTGGATTTTGCCGCCCATTCGTTCGACACGATCGTCTCGACGCTGTCCATGTGCAGCTATGACCGGCCGCGCATGGTGCTGGAGAAGATCGCGGGCTGGTGCAGGCCGGACGGATTGATTCTGCTCATGGAGCATGGGATCAGTTCTAATCGCGCCTTATCCGCGGTCCAGAGAGCGCTGAATCCGCTGCTGTATCGCGCCTATGGTTGCCATCATAATAGAGATATTCAAGGGCTGGTACGGCAATCGGACCTTCACATCGTGAGAGCGGAAAGCTATTGGCTCGATATGATCCATCTGATCTGGGCGCGGCCCCGAGCGAGCTTGAGTTATTTCAACTGTATGAAGATTTGGGATGGAACGATTTTTTGA
- a CDS encoding GNAT family N-acetyltransferase — translation MHQAILQSGFAMHAYDGERLVGTGRVVTDGVINAYLCGVGVHPGYQRQGIGGELIRRLAAACSEAGLYVQLFCSSGKTSYDERFGFETFAAGMMLRPRSGSGA, via the coding sequence TTGCATCAAGCTATTCTTCAAAGCGGGTTTGCAATGCATGCGTATGATGGGGAACGATTGGTTGGCACGGGGAGAGTCGTGACGGATGGAGTCATCAATGCCTACCTGTGCGGGGTCGGGGTCCATCCCGGCTATCAACGGCAGGGGATAGGGGGCGAACTGATTCGCCGCTTGGCAGCCGCATGCAGTGAGGCCGGCCTGTATGTTCAATTGTTCTGTTCATCCGGGAAGACTTCGTACGATGAGAGATTCGGCTTCGAAACCTTTGCGGCTGGAATGATGCTGCGGCCGCGTTCCGGCTCCGGAGCTTGA
- a CDS encoding alpha/beta hydrolase family protein, whose translation MRLWEIGVIAINFGLLGWHLFGPRAIRRYAAPALAAAFGAVAIQLVAEGARWQMIPAYASPVVLTAALLMARRARRKRTRLGLTLRAALLTVYLTASVTLPALMPVFAFEAPTGPYAVGTTLYHWTDAEREEMYTLEEDDRRELMVQLWYPAEPDARLAPAPYLRDVPEITAGLEKALSIPAMALTHLGLVHTHAQPDARLSGAEERYPVLIFSHGLTGFRNQNTFQVEELASHGYIVVGIDHAFDAAATVFPDGRAALIRFANLSGFPDLDNHIKLWTDDVSFVLDQVEELNRSDADGRFTGRIDTARIGMFGHSYGGAAAVQMLMRDSRVKAAMNMDGTLYGQTASASGIGKPLLIMNADKSVDKAQYDRLLDKAIAQSGKTREEYEASWNETVRRRERALAGGGMSLLIPHTDHMSYTDFHLFSPLLRSRGEDPRQVHRIVNGFSLAFFDQYVKQSGAALDELAARYPEVNFTVNGH comes from the coding sequence ATGAGATTATGGGAAATTGGAGTCATCGCGATCAATTTTGGACTTCTGGGCTGGCATCTGTTCGGCCCGCGGGCCATAAGACGGTACGCCGCGCCGGCCTTGGCCGCCGCCTTCGGAGCGGTCGCGATCCAGCTTGTCGCCGAGGGAGCGCGCTGGCAGATGATCCCGGCGTATGCGTCGCCTGTCGTCCTGACGGCGGCCTTGCTGATGGCCCGGCGGGCCCGAAGAAAGCGCACCCGGCTGGGCCTGACGCTGCGCGCGGCCCTGCTGACGGTCTATTTGACGGCATCCGTGACACTGCCTGCGCTTATGCCCGTATTTGCATTCGAGGCGCCGACAGGGCCATATGCCGTCGGCACGACGCTATACCATTGGACGGATGCGGAAAGGGAGGAAATGTACACATTGGAGGAGGATGACCGCCGCGAGCTGATGGTTCAGCTATGGTATCCGGCTGAGCCGGACGCCCGGCTTGCGCCGGCTCCTTATCTCCGGGATGTGCCCGAGATTACCGCAGGGTTGGAAAAAGCATTGTCCATCCCGGCCATGGCGCTCACTCATTTGGGGCTGGTTCACACGCATGCTCAGCCGGATGCGAGGCTGTCGGGGGCGGAAGAGCGTTACCCCGTGCTCATTTTTTCACACGGACTGACCGGGTTCCGCAATCAGAACACGTTTCAAGTGGAGGAATTGGCGAGTCACGGCTATATCGTGGTTGGCATCGATCACGCCTTCGACGCCGCAGCCACCGTCTTTCCGGACGGACGCGCGGCCTTGATCCGGTTCGCCAATCTGTCCGGATTCCCCGACTTGGACAATCATATCAAGCTGTGGACGGATGACGTCTCCTTCGTGCTTGATCAAGTGGAGGAGCTCAACCGGAGCGATGCGGACGGGCGCTTTACCGGCCGGATCGACACCGCGAGAATCGGAATGTTCGGTCATTCCTATGGCGGTGCCGCCGCGGTGCAGATGCTGATGCGGGATTCGCGCGTGAAGGCGGCCATGAATATGGACGGCACCTTATATGGACAGACTGCTTCCGCAAGCGGGATTGGAAAGCCGCTATTGATCATGAATGCGGACAAGAGCGTGGATAAGGCCCAGTATGACCGGCTGCTGGACAAAGCGATCGCGCAGTCGGGCAAAACGCGGGAAGAGTATGAAGCTTCCTGGAACGAGACCGTGCGCAGGAGAGAGCGAGCGCTTGCAGGAGGAGGCATGTCCCTGCTGATTCCGCACACGGATCATATGAGCTATACCGACTTCCATTTGTTCTCTCCGCTGCTGCGAAGCCGGGGCGAAGATCCGCGGCAAGTGCACCGGATCGTGAACGGGTTCAGCCTTGCTTTTTTCGATCAATATGTGAAGCAATCCGGGGCCGCCCTTGATGAACTAGCTGCCCGATACCCGGAAGTGAATTTTACGGTGAACGGCCATTAA